A genome region from Streptomyces pratensis includes the following:
- a CDS encoding polymorphic toxin-type HINT domain-containing protein, whose translation MRLDVCGFPLRSRRRIRRSVTEVADIRNGKSVKRRFTRPDQRRGIRGAIRVLVLGLLSLALTFGLLGSPPSVAEDGTPDLAGGVATAPTDRGRIVNLWKSGGPGVKAAAEAALAGSETDVVAFLTAVDGIALQDDRVSAAQVASVGGSELLAAARKALAGTPTELRLFLRTGWEAPMEEDQRVRVAQVIDAGGPVVQDAGRAALAGSAEDVAAFLKEGQFVQREQDERVQLVQVIGVGGTNVRAAGRLALSGGADDIREFLTVGQFVARDKDQEQATVAQLAAQAKEAGRQAAAETAAAKAESAKAVEASRLAKEAALRAAKEAGEAKDDTEEAARAAGRAAKAASQAAAAAQTAIDASRAANNSARVAANAASQAAAAAAGASQAASRARNAAAGAAVDAGNAAAAREAAENARNAGKGAALAADASDQAAIAADAAGDAAHAAASAGANADIAANAAIEAGNLAGQSGAAAAQARAAAAATKRHAAEANRAAAAAEALARKAAVAAREAGAAARSAATHANNAAAAADDAAEHAGDAAQAAGKSTLHADAATTAANAATAAVATAQKVYTLAREVETEELLGRTNGGIERARDQKEADEARTVGLAELKQAAKDRDTERNRLVALAAEPGADLAAVAGQGRDLAVLTMKNGTAWGRAAAEAALAGPDEVVIDYLRNGWSTAKEQDDRSYVERLAEESVAKEVREAAETALDGDATAVTAFIDNGQYQAGAENMRVLIAQTIDGAGPILAEAGRAALATSDPKKYDAFLSDTQFTARTQDERVRAAQLVSSGGPEVKGAARIALEGSDQTLHAFIATGQYKAQRQDLLNATHVAQVQKMIADAAKIAATAQQNAATAQKVAAIARKAAAEAEDWAKKASDSAGKAQDYADEAAQHAKDASASAASAAASAKTARDAANSADIAATDAASSAADATLSSELAQVHASNAAYSADQARLSELAAGKDAAAALAAATEAFSIAVTKQRQEEEARRKAAVAEKEKNEAGQRAAALYRCGQGIIPCDPQEFVRWCQHNEIYCSILSKGDEFGEAMDELWDGAKALAGLSDLEACMKNKDLENCWTLAADVLVGAKLKALDKAVDALKLLKRGCSKCFPAGTKVLMGDGSSKNIEAVRPGDKVIATDPVTSRTAIREVTRQIVTEDDKAFNELTLATSAGRETLTATYEHPFWSPSQRRWIEAGALQPGMTLLSRGGATVQVEENRSFVQWRATYNLTVEEIHTFYVLAGVTAVLVHNSVCDPLFEGDGFQHALHNHVDGSPGASIDKTVFSGYMDPDEIGDLIIDTVRNTKGKPNTNDPQTGLPRDGLIHTLEFDYPIGSTQGSSPELLYIVEVIVNPDGSIRTAYPR comes from the coding sequence TTGAGGCTTGACGTGTGTGGTTTTCCTCTACGATCGCGGCGTCGTATTCGGAGATCGGTAACGGAAGTTGCCGACATCAGAAACGGAAAATCCGTGAAGCGAAGATTCACCCGCCCTGATCAGCGGAGGGGCATACGTGGCGCGATACGCGTCCTTGTCCTGGGCCTGCTGTCCCTTGCCCTCACGTTCGGCCTGCTGGGCTCTCCGCCCTCAGTGGCTGAGGATGGAACACCAGACCTGGCAGGGGGCGTCGCGACCGCTCCAACTGACCGCGGCCGGATAGTCAACCTGTGGAAGTCCGGGGGACCGGGGGTCAAAGCGGCTGCCGAAGCGGCTCTGGCCGGGAGCGAGACCGACGTGGTGGCGTTTCTCACCGCGGTGGACGGGATCGCACTCCAAGACGACCGGGTATCAGCGGCCCAGGTCGCATCGGTCGGGGGCTCAGAGTTGCTGGCCGCAGCCCGTAAGGCGCTTGCGGGTACCCCTACGGAGTTGCGGCTGTTCCTCCGGACGGGCTGGGAAGCTCCGATGGAGGAGGACCAGCGGGTTCGGGTGGCGCAGGTCATCGATGCGGGTGGGCCGGTTGTCCAGGATGCGGGTCGGGCCGCGCTGGCGGGTTCGGCGGAGGATGTGGCTGCGTTCCTGAAGGAGGGGCAGTTCGTTCAGCGTGAGCAGGACGAGCGGGTGCAGCTCGTCCAGGTCATCGGTGTGGGCGGCACGAATGTGCGGGCTGCGGGCCGGCTGGCGTTGAGCGGTGGAGCCGATGACATCCGGGAGTTCTTGACGGTCGGGCAGTTCGTCGCCCGGGACAAGGACCAGGAGCAGGCGACAGTCGCCCAGTTGGCCGCGCAGGCGAAGGAAGCCGGTCGGCAGGCTGCCGCGGAGACGGCGGCTGCGAAGGCGGAGTCCGCCAAGGCGGTGGAGGCTTCGAGGCTGGCGAAGGAAGCGGCGCTGAGGGCCGCGAAGGAGGCCGGGGAGGCGAAGGACGACACCGAAGAGGCGGCCCGGGCCGCGGGCCGGGCTGCCAAGGCTGCTTCGCAGGCTGCCGCCGCCGCGCAGACGGCGATCGATGCTTCGCGTGCCGCGAACAATTCCGCGCGTGTCGCGGCGAACGCCGCTTCCCAGGCCGCTGCCGCTGCGGCCGGTGCCTCGCAGGCCGCGTCGCGCGCCCGTAACGCGGCCGCAGGCGCCGCTGTGGACGCCGGCAACGCCGCCGCGGCGCGTGAGGCTGCGGAGAATGCCCGCAATGCCGGCAAGGGTGCGGCGCTGGCCGCCGATGCCTCGGATCAGGCGGCGATCGCGGCCGACGCGGCCGGCGACGCCGCGCATGCCGCCGCGAGCGCGGGGGCCAACGCGGACATCGCGGCCAATGCTGCGATCGAGGCCGGTAATCTCGCCGGGCAGTCCGGCGCGGCTGCTGCCCAGGCGCGTGCCGCAGCTGCGGCGACGAAGCGTCACGCGGCGGAGGCCAACCGTGCCGCGGCCGCCGCCGAGGCGCTGGCCCGCAAGGCCGCTGTTGCCGCTCGCGAGGCCGGTGCCGCCGCCAGGTCGGCGGCCACACACGCCAACAACGCGGCCGCGGCGGCTGATGACGCGGCCGAGCACGCCGGTGACGCCGCGCAAGCGGCCGGCAAGTCCACCCTGCACGCCGACGCGGCTACCACTGCCGCGAACGCCGCGACCGCAGCGGTGGCCACCGCCCAGAAGGTCTACACCCTCGCGCGCGAGGTCGAGACCGAGGAACTGTTGGGGCGGACCAACGGGGGGATCGAGCGCGCCCGGGACCAGAAGGAGGCCGACGAGGCCCGCACCGTAGGCCTGGCCGAACTGAAGCAGGCGGCCAAGGACCGTGACACCGAGCGGAACCGCCTGGTGGCACTGGCCGCTGAGCCCGGCGCCGACCTCGCGGCGGTTGCCGGTCAGGGCCGTGACCTTGCGGTCCTGACGATGAAGAACGGCACCGCCTGGGGCCGGGCCGCAGCCGAGGCCGCCCTCGCGGGACCCGACGAGGTGGTGATCGACTACCTCCGCAACGGCTGGAGCACGGCGAAGGAGCAGGACGACCGCTCCTACGTCGAACGCCTCGCGGAAGAGAGCGTGGCCAAGGAGGTACGGGAAGCGGCCGAGACCGCCCTGGACGGCGACGCCACCGCCGTCACCGCGTTCATCGACAACGGCCAGTACCAGGCCGGAGCCGAGAACATGCGCGTCCTGATCGCCCAGACCATCGACGGCGCCGGACCGATCCTGGCCGAAGCCGGCCGGGCGGCCCTGGCCACCAGTGATCCGAAGAAGTACGACGCTTTCCTGAGCGACACCCAGTTCACCGCCCGCACCCAGGACGAACGGGTGCGGGCAGCACAGCTGGTCTCCTCCGGGGGCCCGGAGGTCAAGGGCGCGGCCCGCATCGCGTTGGAGGGCTCCGACCAGACCCTGCACGCCTTCATCGCCACCGGCCAGTACAAGGCCCAGCGCCAGGACCTGCTCAACGCCACCCACGTGGCGCAGGTCCAGAAGATGATCGCGGACGCGGCGAAGATCGCGGCCACCGCCCAGCAGAACGCCGCCACCGCCCAGAAGGTCGCGGCCATCGCCCGCAAGGCGGCCGCAGAGGCCGAGGACTGGGCCAAGAAGGCCAGCGACTCCGCCGGCAAGGCACAGGACTACGCCGACGAGGCGGCCCAGCACGCCAAGGATGCCTCGGCATCCGCCGCATCCGCCGCCGCCTCCGCGAAAACCGCACGCGACGCGGCCAACAGCGCCGACATCGCAGCGACCGACGCCGCCAGCTCCGCAGCCGACGCCACCCTCTCCTCGGAACTGGCCCAGGTCCACGCCTCCAACGCCGCATACTCCGCCGACCAGGCACGCCTGTCGGAGCTTGCCGCGGGCAAGGACGCGGCAGCCGCACTCGCTGCGGCTACCGAGGCGTTCTCCATCGCGGTCACCAAGCAGCGCCAGGAAGAAGAAGCCCGGCGCAAGGCCGCGGTCGCGGAGAAGGAGAAGAACGAAGCCGGTCAACGGGCCGCGGCGCTCTACCGCTGCGGCCAGGGGATTATCCCCTGCGATCCGCAGGAATTCGTCCGCTGGTGCCAGCACAACGAGATCTACTGCAGCATCCTGTCCAAGGGCGACGAGTTCGGCGAAGCCATGGACGAGCTGTGGGACGGCGCCAAAGCACTCGCTGGACTCAGCGACCTCGAAGCCTGCATGAAGAACAAGGACCTCGAAAACTGCTGGACACTCGCAGCGGACGTCCTCGTCGGCGCCAAACTCAAGGCACTGGACAAGGCAGTCGACGCCCTCAAACTCCTCAAGCGCGGCTGTTCCAAATGCTTCCCTGCCGGCACCAAGGTTCTTATGGGGGACGGCTCCTCAAAGAATATAGAAGCCGTTCGGCCGGGCGACAAGGTGATCGCTACAGATCCTGTTACCTCGCGAACAGCTATCCGCGAGGTTACCCGGCAGATCGTCACTGAGGACGACAAGGCTTTCAACGAACTCACTCTGGCTACGAGTGCCGGACGCGAGACGCTGACGGCGACATACGAGCACCCGTTTTGGAGCCCGTCGCAGCGGCGCTGGATTGAAGCCGGTGCACTCCAGCCGGGTATGACCCTCCTGAGTCGTGGTGGGGCCACGGTACAAGTGGAGGAAAACCGGTCCTTCGTTCAGTGGCGGGCGACCTACAACCTCACCGTTGAAGAGATCCACACCTTCTATGTGCTTGCAGGTGTGACTGCGGTCCTTGTGCACAATTCGGTGTGCGATCCGCTTTTCGAGGGCGACGGATTCCAGCATGCCCTTCACAACCACGTTGACGGAAGCCCTGGTGCCTCGATAGACAAGACGGTGTTTTCGGGGTACATGGATCCGGACGAGATCGGTGATCTAATTATCGATACAGTGCGGAACACAAAAGGGAAGCCCAACACGAATGACCCTCAGACTGGACTGCCTCGAGACGGGCTCATACATACTCTGGAGTTCGATTACCCGATCGGCTCCACCCAAGGGAGCTCCCCGGAACTTCTTTACATCGTCGAAGTAATCGTAAATCCGGACGGGTCGATCCGTACCGCCTACCCCAGGTGA
- a CDS encoding FG-GAP-like repeat-containing protein, with the protein MLAATAAVGALTLTTPAQAVIGDAVADNTYAFTAKIQIGEGDTARACTGSLVDAQYVLTASSCFAAAGQPAFPIPAGAPAEKATATIGRTDLNSTAGKVVEISELVPRADRDLVMAKLATPVTDIAPVLLAATPPTAGETLQAVGYGRTKATWVPDRLHAGAFTVTQADATTVAVTRDGGSICKGDAGGPALRETNGKAELVAVHSASWQAGCLGSEETRTGAVETRLDDITDWVQQVRALPGESQVASGDFNADGREDIAAFYDNGTSPEGKNRSSLFAFYATSTGFAAPKNVWSTPGGFTWDKSKLTAGDFDGDGKDDVAVFYDSGFSDTGAVSSLYTFNSTGTGFKAPRKTWTTTGGFNWAVSKVTSGDYNGDGKDDVAVFYDNGSSDTGAVSSLYTFTSNGTDFNNPRKTWTTPGGFTWSAGQVTSGDYNKDGKDDVAVLYNGGKSADGKFISSLYTFTSDGTLFNNPRKSWTSSGSFNWSASKLTSGDYSGDGRADIGILYNRGTTTEGVHQSALFTLTGDGTDFAAPREVWTSTGSFSWAVSQVVSGDFDNDGKDDIGDLYRSGTTADGRRIDSLFSFTSTGTGVKAPVRHWSGSVV; encoded by the coding sequence TTGCTGGCCGCCACGGCCGCAGTCGGCGCACTCACCCTCACCACCCCGGCTCAGGCTGTCATCGGTGACGCCGTCGCCGACAACACCTACGCCTTCACCGCGAAGATCCAGATCGGTGAAGGCGACACGGCCCGCGCCTGCACCGGCTCCCTCGTCGACGCCCAGTACGTCCTCACCGCCAGCAGCTGCTTCGCCGCCGCCGGACAGCCCGCCTTCCCGATACCCGCCGGCGCGCCGGCCGAGAAGGCCACGGCAACCATCGGCCGCACCGACCTGAACAGCACCGCGGGCAAGGTCGTCGAGATCAGCGAACTGGTCCCCCGCGCGGACCGCGACCTGGTGATGGCCAAGCTCGCCACTCCGGTCACCGACATCGCCCCCGTCCTCCTCGCCGCCACCCCGCCCACCGCGGGTGAGACGCTGCAGGCCGTGGGCTACGGCCGCACCAAGGCCACCTGGGTGCCCGACCGTCTGCACGCCGGTGCGTTCACCGTGACGCAGGCCGATGCCACCACCGTCGCCGTCACCCGGGACGGCGGCAGCATCTGCAAGGGAGACGCCGGCGGCCCCGCGCTGCGCGAGACGAACGGCAAGGCCGAGCTCGTCGCCGTGCACAGCGCGTCCTGGCAGGCCGGCTGCCTCGGCTCCGAGGAGACCCGCACCGGCGCCGTGGAGACCCGCCTCGACGACATCACCGACTGGGTGCAGCAGGTCCGCGCCCTGCCCGGTGAGTCGCAGGTCGCCTCCGGTGACTTCAACGCGGACGGCAGGGAGGACATCGCCGCCTTCTACGACAACGGCACCTCCCCCGAGGGCAAGAACCGGTCCTCGCTGTTCGCCTTCTACGCCACCAGCACCGGCTTCGCCGCCCCCAAGAACGTATGGAGCACGCCCGGCGGCTTCACCTGGGACAAGAGCAAGCTGACCGCTGGCGACTTCGACGGTGACGGCAAGGACGACGTCGCCGTCTTCTACGACAGCGGATTCTCCGACACCGGGGCGGTCTCCTCCCTCTACACGTTCAACAGCACCGGCACCGGCTTCAAGGCCCCCCGCAAGACATGGACCACCACCGGTGGCTTCAACTGGGCCGTCAGCAAGGTGACCTCGGGCGACTACAACGGAGACGGCAAGGACGACGTCGCCGTCTTCTACGACAACGGATCCTCCGACACCGGCGCCGTCTCCTCCCTCTACACCTTCACCAGCAACGGCACCGACTTCAACAACCCCCGCAAGACCTGGACCACCCCCGGCGGCTTCACCTGGTCCGCCGGCCAGGTCACCTCGGGCGACTACAACAAGGACGGCAAGGACGACGTCGCCGTCCTCTACAACGGGGGCAAGTCCGCCGACGGCAAGTTCATCTCCTCCCTGTACACGTTCACCAGCGACGGCACCCTCTTCAACAACCCCCGCAAGTCCTGGACCAGCAGCGGATCCTTCAACTGGAGCGCCAGCAAGCTGACCTCAGGCGACTACAGCGGCGACGGCCGGGCCGACATCGGCATCCTCTACAACCGCGGCACCACGACAGAGGGCGTCCACCAGTCCGCGCTCTTCACCCTCACCGGCGACGGCACCGACTTCGCCGCACCCCGTGAGGTCTGGACGAGCACCGGGTCCTTCAGCTGGGCCGTCAGTCAGGTCGTCAGCGGCGACTTCGACAACGACGGCAAGGACGACATCGGCGACCTCTACCGCTCGGGAACGACCGCCGACGGCCGACGCATCGACTCCCTGTTCTCCTTCACCAGCACCGGGACCGGCGTCAAGGCGCCCGTCAGGCACTGGAGCGGCAGCGTCGTCTGA
- a CDS encoding trypsin-like serine protease, which translates to MPLRTSRRVRATSLLAATAAVGSLTLASPAQAVIGDAVADKTYTFTAKIQIGEGDASRACTGTLVNNQWLLTAASCFGDDPASLVAGAPALPSTATIGRTDLTSTAGHVRAITQLVPRTDRDLVLAKLATPVAGPSFLHPATAVPVAGESLTGAGYGRTADTWVPDSLHAGAFSVGTVETTTVGIDGTPVCKGDSGAPVFREKNGRPELVAIASRSWQGGCLGSEETRTGAVASRVDDIRAWITESTASTLNVWNLQMLTKTSSGLYHAMRNSNGDWTSFANVETVAGPVDDIQFAADAAIKGKNYVFAVGGNGHLYQANRRVTGGWAAFRDLTAELGDKPGLTRIAVTSTGTGLALVGLANGRVYHATQDASEVWSKWGDVTAKLGVLGNATQVTVAHTSGGQSQVGVAADGKAYQGIRASDGTWSSGWTRVHDLGTGLTSAVNGMSFASVAGDLQVVITSVTGEKKHAIRKADGTWSKFGDLGDELGRDVTVGVDATAVNGELQAAVVTTDGKIKHTVRHADGKWDATEQVVGYPGTPGTVAVTGSSQ; encoded by the coding sequence GTGCCCCTCAGAACCTCCCGCAGAGTGCGGGCGACATCCCTGCTGGCCGCCACCGCGGCGGTCGGCTCCCTCACCCTCGCCTCACCGGCCCAGGCCGTCATCGGTGACGCGGTCGCCGACAAGACCTACACCTTCACCGCCAAGATCCAGATCGGCGAAGGCGACGCCAGCCGCGCCTGCACCGGGACCCTCGTCAACAACCAGTGGCTGCTCACCGCGGCCAGCTGCTTCGGCGACGACCCGGCCTCTCTCGTCGCCGGTGCCCCGGCGCTCCCGTCCACCGCGACCATCGGCCGGACCGACCTCACCTCCACTGCGGGACACGTCCGGGCGATCACGCAGCTGGTGCCCCGCACGGACCGTGACCTCGTGCTGGCCAAGCTCGCCACCCCGGTCGCCGGCCCCTCCTTCCTGCACCCGGCGACCGCCGTCCCCGTTGCGGGCGAATCCCTGACGGGCGCCGGCTACGGCCGGACAGCGGACACGTGGGTCCCCGACTCGCTCCATGCCGGAGCCTTCAGCGTCGGCACGGTCGAGACCACCACGGTCGGCATCGACGGCACCCCCGTATGCAAGGGCGACAGCGGTGCGCCCGTCTTCCGTGAGAAGAACGGCCGTCCCGAGCTCGTCGCGATCGCCAGCAGGTCGTGGCAGGGAGGGTGCCTCGGATCGGAGGAGACCCGCACCGGCGCCGTCGCCAGCCGGGTGGACGACATCCGGGCATGGATCACGGAGAGCACTGCCTCCACCCTGAACGTCTGGAACCTTCAGATGCTCACCAAGACCTCCAGCGGCCTGTACCACGCCATGCGCAACAGCAACGGTGACTGGACCTCCTTCGCCAACGTGGAGACCGTCGCCGGCCCGGTCGACGACATACAGTTCGCCGCCGACGCCGCCATCAAGGGCAAGAACTACGTCTTCGCCGTGGGCGGCAACGGGCACCTCTACCAGGCGAACCGCCGCGTGACAGGTGGCTGGGCCGCCTTCCGCGATCTGACGGCCGAACTCGGCGACAAGCCCGGTCTCACCCGCATAGCCGTGACGTCCACGGGCACCGGTCTCGCCCTGGTGGGTCTTGCCAACGGGCGGGTCTACCACGCGACGCAGGACGCCAGTGAGGTCTGGTCGAAGTGGGGCGACGTCACCGCCAAGCTCGGCGTGCTCGGCAATGCCACCCAGGTCACCGTCGCGCACACATCCGGTGGTCAGAGCCAGGTCGGCGTCGCCGCCGACGGCAAGGCCTACCAGGGCATCAGGGCGTCCGACGGCACGTGGAGCAGTGGCTGGACCCGTGTCCACGACCTGGGGACAGGCCTGACCTCGGCGGTCAACGGCATGTCCTTCGCCAGTGTCGCGGGAGACCTCCAGGTCGTCATCACCAGTGTCACCGGCGAGAAGAAGCACGCCATCCGCAAGGCCGACGGCACCTGGAGCAAGTTCGGCGACCTCGGTGACGAACTCGGCCGGGACGTCACCGTCGGGGTGGACGCCACCGCGGTCAACGGCGAGCTCCAGGCAGCCGTCGTCACCACGGACGGGAAGATCAAGCACACCGTGCGCCACGCCGACGGCAAGTGGGACGCCACCGAGCAGGTCGTCGGCTACCCCGGCACCCCCGGAACCGTCGCGGTGACCGGCAGCAGCCAGTAA
- a CDS encoding FG-GAP-like repeat-containing protein, whose protein sequence is MNFRHSQTVRALALLSATAAVGALTLTSPAQAIVGTPVTGSTYAFTAQIEIGDGDTKRACTGALVDARWVLTASSCFTGGTTELPMGKPALKTVATIGRADLNATGGHVSEIVDLVPRPGRDLVMARLATPATGITPVAVATTPVAAGDTLTAAGYGRTKTEWVPDRLHTAAFTVDTAGATELAITGKTAADAICKGDTGGPLLRTTNGKPELVGVNSRSWQGGCFGETETRTGATAARADNTVLGSRLSPGQRLLPGETLASASAKLTMQTDGNLVITSNAGKALWSTGTTGAGATAMLNTDGNLVVRNSADTANLWEAGTSASGGTAVLQDRGNLVVLNAQAQSVWSSGTAIRHDYNGDGRSDMAAWYNYPDGRDAIHSFLGGTDGAIAKPFKSYDVADGVWDTKAMKYITGDFNGDGRGDMAVLKGYSDTSVKLWVALGRADGGFGTPYTAWSAPAGSFHISYMTPQAGDFNGDGRDDMAAWYNYPDGTTKLWTFTSTTTGTFAAPFSSWSAPTGSWLRTRTKFITGDFNGDGRDDLSVFYGQGDDTVKTYVFPAAANGGFAAPATWWQSTSLDWNRTTPHSGDFNGDGRDDALVWYDYADGSDKTSTMLSEKVDGKDRFGSAKLTLNSPPGNLDVSRMQFVTGDYDGDGRDDLATMNHQADGTVKMWTWTARADTLFNGGLAGWSAPASSWAFASAQFFSTYNN, encoded by the coding sequence GTGAACTTCAGACACTCTCAAACGGTGCGTGCGCTGGCGCTGCTGTCGGCCACAGCAGCCGTAGGCGCGCTCACCCTCACTTCCCCTGCTCAAGCGATCGTCGGGACTCCGGTCACCGGCAGTACCTACGCCTTCACCGCGCAGATCGAAATCGGTGACGGCGACACCAAACGGGCATGCACCGGAGCCCTCGTCGACGCCCGGTGGGTCCTTACCGCGAGCAGCTGCTTCACCGGCGGTACCACCGAGCTGCCCATGGGCAAGCCGGCACTGAAAACGGTGGCCACGATCGGTCGCGCCGATCTGAACGCCACCGGGGGCCACGTCAGCGAGATCGTCGATCTGGTGCCACGGCCAGGACGCGATCTGGTCATGGCCCGCCTCGCCACCCCCGCGACCGGCATCACCCCGGTAGCAGTGGCCACCACCCCCGTCGCCGCGGGCGACACCCTCACAGCTGCCGGATACGGCCGCACGAAGACCGAATGGGTGCCTGACAGGCTCCACACCGCGGCCTTCACCGTCGACACCGCCGGCGCCACCGAACTCGCCATCACCGGCAAGACCGCCGCCGATGCCATCTGCAAGGGCGACACCGGCGGCCCCCTGCTCCGCACAACCAACGGAAAGCCCGAACTCGTCGGCGTCAACAGCCGCTCATGGCAGGGCGGCTGCTTCGGCGAGACCGAGACCCGCACCGGCGCGACAGCCGCCCGGGCCGACAACACCGTCCTCGGCTCTCGGCTCAGCCCTGGTCAGCGCCTGCTCCCCGGCGAGACTCTCGCCTCCGCCTCGGCCAAGCTGACCATGCAGACCGACGGCAACCTGGTCATCACCTCCAACGCGGGCAAGGCCCTCTGGTCCACCGGAACCACCGGCGCCGGCGCCACCGCCATGCTGAACACCGACGGAAACCTCGTCGTCCGCAACTCCGCCGACACCGCCAACCTCTGGGAAGCCGGGACCTCTGCCTCTGGCGGCACCGCAGTCCTCCAGGACCGCGGCAACCTCGTCGTACTCAACGCACAGGCCCAGTCCGTATGGTCGAGTGGCACGGCCATCCGCCACGACTACAACGGCGACGGCCGCAGCGACATGGCTGCTTGGTACAACTACCCCGACGGCCGAGACGCGATCCACAGCTTCCTCGGTGGCACCGACGGCGCCATCGCCAAGCCCTTCAAGTCCTACGACGTCGCGGACGGCGTCTGGGACACGAAGGCGATGAAGTACATCACCGGTGACTTCAACGGCGACGGCCGTGGCGACATGGCCGTACTCAAGGGCTACAGCGACACCAGCGTCAAGCTGTGGGTCGCGCTCGGCAGGGCCGACGGCGGTTTCGGCACCCCGTACACCGCTTGGAGCGCTCCGGCCGGCAGCTTCCACATCAGCTACATGACTCCCCAGGCAGGCGACTTCAACGGTGACGGCCGCGACGACATGGCTGCTTGGTACAACTACCCCGACGGGACCACCAAACTCTGGACGTTCACCAGCACCACCACAGGCACTTTCGCCGCACCCTTCAGCTCCTGGTCCGCCCCCACAGGCAGCTGGCTGCGCACCCGCACCAAGTTCATCACCGGCGACTTCAACGGTGACGGCCGCGACGACCTGAGCGTCTTCTACGGCCAGGGCGACGACACGGTGAAGACCTACGTCTTCCCGGCCGCTGCCAACGGAGGTTTCGCCGCTCCCGCCACGTGGTGGCAGAGCACCTCCCTGGACTGGAACCGAACCACTCCGCACTCCGGCGACTTCAACGGCGACGGCCGTGACGACGCGCTGGTCTGGTACGACTACGCGGACGGCAGCGACAAGACGTCCACGATGCTGTCCGAGAAGGTCGACGGCAAGGACCGATTCGGTTCCGCCAAGCTCACGCTCAACAGCCCTCCCGGCAATCTCGACGTCAGCCGCATGCAGTTCGTCACGGGCGACTACGACGGCGACGGCCGTGACGACCTCGCCACCATGAACCACCAGGCTGACGGCACCGTGAAGATGTGGACCTGGACGGCCCGGGCCGACACCCTGTTCAACGGCGGCCTCGCCGGCTGGAGCGCCCCCGCCAGCAGCTGGGCCTTCGCCTCCGCACAGTTCTTCAGCACCTACAACAACTGA
- a CDS encoding acyltransferase family protein → MPAGLISARETRDRLPSLTGLRFWAALAVVLYHLSRQTGKLPWISDLTWYGRSGVTFFFVLSGFVLAWTYDGKAVPPSVFFWRRFARIWPLLAVSVVASVAVWRVMGTEVSLRGVVATLGLVNSWTPEHQYLVGGNPAAWSLSDEAWFYLLFPLVMMLPLLRSPRGRTWCAIALCAASVAVWASGALFDDPAIRLWALDYFPPTRTLQFVLGVVLGLAVKRGWRPPVRLPVAIALVLAGHLALIPWSRAVPDGFWYSPYSASHLLSAPLFALLVAAAAAADLEGRRTGLGGSWMIRLGHWSFAWYLFHEIVIRSLVGHLGRPETQAETLKIWLLALGISLVVAAMAYHWVEHPLERLLRRLGPGGGTGSRRPARRPRHETLKSAASSAAPPTGEK, encoded by the coding sequence ATGCCGGCGGGCCTGATATCCGCGCGAGAAACCCGTGACCGGCTCCCCTCGCTGACCGGACTGCGCTTCTGGGCAGCTCTGGCGGTCGTTCTCTATCACCTGTCGCGGCAGACGGGAAAGTTGCCCTGGATCAGCGACCTGACCTGGTACGGGCGCAGTGGCGTCACCTTCTTCTTCGTGCTGTCGGGCTTCGTGCTGGCTTGGACGTACGACGGGAAGGCCGTGCCTCCCAGCGTCTTCTTCTGGAGGCGCTTCGCCAGGATCTGGCCTCTGCTGGCCGTATCCGTCGTCGCCTCCGTCGCGGTATGGCGTGTCATGGGGACCGAGGTCTCCCTCCGGGGTGTCGTCGCCACACTGGGCCTGGTCAATTCCTGGACGCCCGAGCACCAGTACCTCGTGGGCGGCAATCCCGCCGCCTGGTCGCTCAGCGACGAGGCCTGGTTCTATCTCCTGTTCCCGCTGGTGATGATGCTGCCGCTACTCCGCTCGCCACGCGGAAGAACGTGGTGTGCCATCGCGCTGTGCGCCGCCTCGGTGGCCGTCTGGGCATCCGGCGCGCTGTTCGACGATCCGGCGATCCGGCTCTGGGCACTCGACTACTTCCCGCCGACACGCACCCTGCAGTTCGTCCTCGGTGTGGTCCTGGGCCTGGCGGTCAAGCGCGGGTGGCGCCCCCCGGTGCGGCTCCCGGTGGCGATCGCACTCGTCCTGGCCGGCCATCTCGCGCTGATCCCCTGGTCGCGCGCTGTCCCGGACGGCTTCTGGTACAGCCCGTACAGCGCCTCGCACCTGCTGTCCGCGCCGCTCTTCGCCCTTCTCGTGGCCGCGGCGGCGGCAGCTGACCTCGAGGGCCGCAGGACAGGGCTCGGCGGCTCCTGGATGATCCGGCTCGGGCACTGGTCCTTCGCCTGGTACCTGTTCCACGAGATCGTGATCAGATCGCTCGTCGGTCATCTGGGCCGGCCGGAGACGCAGGCCGAAACCCTGAAGATCTGGCTGCTCGCGCTGGGGATCAGCCTGGTCGTCGCGGCCATGGCCTATCACTGGGTGGAACACCCACTGGAACGCCTGCTCCGCCGCCTGGGGCCGGGCGGGGGCACAGGTTCCCGTCGTCCCGCCAGGAGACCGCGGCACGAGACGCTCAAGTCGGCCGCGTCGAGTGCGGCACCGCCGACCGGGGAGAAGTAG